The Piliocolobus tephrosceles isolate RC106 chromosome 16, ASM277652v3, whole genome shotgun sequence DNA window ACTAGCTAACAGCTAGTTCAAAACCAAAAAGTCTCATTTGCTGTGTTTGCTGATTTCTATGGTGTgaatactcccaccatggctgatttcagTGAAGACTTGGGAAGGGATGTGCAAAACTGGCTCTTGCCAGCCTGTACAGACTGGCTCTAGCACAACACAGGAAAAGCCACACCCTACACAATAAGGTGTCAATTTCATTCTTGGTCAGGGTGGGTGTGGACTCTTCTAAGTTTGCTTCTTGAGAATCAGCTGTTCCCTTTTCTGCTATTCCTctattttttgacacagggtctcactccgtcacacAGGCTTggttgcagtggtgtgatcatgacttacggtagcctcaacctcccgggctcaggtgattctccctcctcagcctcccaagtagctgggactctaggcacgcaccaccatatctggctaattttttgtatctttttgtagagatggggtttcaccatgttgctcaggctggtcttgaactccggggttcaagccatctgcccacctcggcctcccaatgtgctgggattacaggagtgagccatcatgcctggcctattccTATATTCTtttggtttgagatggagtctcactctgtcacccaggctggatggagtgcagcggcacgatcccggctcactgcaacctctgcctcccaggttcaggcaattctcctacctcagccacccgaatagctgggattataggcgcctgccaccaccatgcctggagactttttcttttttgtatttttagtagagatggggtttcaccatgttggccaggttggtctcaaactcctgacctcaagtggttcacctgcctcagccactcaatgTGTTGCgattacagtagtgagccaccgcgcccagcccctatATTCTTTAGAGATCTCTTTACTCCCTTTAGCAGATAATCCTTTTACTAGTTAAtacttctttaaattttcttcaaattacTAGTGTGGTTTTTGTTCCCTGCCTGGACACTTGCAGACGTGACCCTGTCTGAGCAGGCAGACTAGTATGGGTCTGAGAAACAGCCAGAACTGGTCAGGCAgtgcagctcatgcctgtaatccccatactttggaaggccaaggcgggaggattgcttgaggccaggagtttggcaccagcctgggcaacatagtaagactccatctctaccaaaaaaaaaaaaaaaaaaaggggggggagcCAGACCAAAGCCCCattcacaataaatataaatataacactTCTTGAGCAGTTGCTCAGTGCTAGGTTAAAAATTCTAATGAaggacgggcgcggtggcgcacgcctgtaatcccagcattttgggaggccgaggtgggtggatcacgaagtcaggagttcaagaccatcctgactaacatgatgaaacccttctctactaaaaatacaaaaaattagccgggcatggtggcacgcggctatagtcccagctactaggaaggccgaggcaggagaatggcgtaaacctggggggcggagcttgcagtgagctgagatcgcaccagcgcactccagcctgggctacagagtgagactccatctcaaaaaaaaaaaaaacaaaacaaaaaaacaaaaactctaatGAAGTAGGCatcgtggctcaggcctgtaatcccagcactttgggaggcagaggtgggcagatcatagggtcaagagtttgagaccagcctgaccaacatggtgaaaccccatctctactaaaaacacaaaaaattagctgggcatggtggtggtggcgcatgcctgtagtctcagctacttgggaggctgaggcaggaggattgcttgaacccaggaagtggaggttgcagtgagctgagatcatgccattgcactccagcctggcaagagagcaagactccgtctcaaaaaaaaaaataataataatataatgaagtAGACATTATTGGTGGGCAAACTAGGCAGATCATGCTAGAAAGAAGCAAACCAACTTGGCTAGTACTTGCGGCCAAAGGCGTCCTAATGAATATCGGTATCTTCATCAAAGGACATGAAGGGATGGTCTACAGGCAGAACTAAGTAAACAGTTTTTCCTAAATCAAGAAAGACACAGGAAAAATCTTAAGGAGCTTATAACTTTTATGCGATCCAGTCCTAAAGTAGATTAGACCGATGAAGAATCCTGTCTGGAGACGTTCTCCCCTTCAATTCAATGGGAAGGCTCTTTTCTGGCATGAACTCTCCGATGTCTAATGAGTTCTGAGCACCATCCATaagctttcccacattctttacataTAAAAGGTTTCTCTCCACTGTGAACTCTCCGATGCTGACTGAGATATGAGCTTTGACTAAAGGCCTTCCCACACTCATTACACTCATAGGGCTTCTCTCCTGAGTGAATCCTCTGATGCTGAACAAGATGAGCACCCCACctgaaggccttcccacattcgTTACATTCGaagggtttctctcctgtatgaattctctgatgctgACCGAGGTTTGAGCTCTGTTTGAAAGTTTTCCCACAGTCACTACacttatagggtttctctccagaaTGAACTCTCTGGTGGACAACAAGATGTGAGTTATAAATGAAGGTTTTACCACATTCACTACATTCATGGTCTTTCTTCCCTGTGGGAATTTCCTTATGGGTGACAACCGTCTGCCTGAAACTTTTCCCCTGGGCAGGGGACCACCTCAGTGTCTCCGCTTTGGGATTTCTTTGCTGCAGTTGTAAGGTACCCTCGGAGGTAGCTTCAAATGTAGAGGTGTCAGTAGCAAGATTTTCTGAGGACACCTGTGATTCCACTTCAGTAATGGGTGGTTGTGGCAATGATCCTTTGTCCTTGGGCTCTGGGCCATCTTCTGTAACAACTgacagaaaatgtaaatataccTGTTCTGGATGTATGAAGAAATGACACTTagattaaaatttacatttctggAATGAAAACAAATGCTTAAAAACTACTATATATATGACAAAGACTGGAAGAATATTTACTTGGATATTACCAACGGTTATCTCTTGGTGATGGGACTACACAGAGAAGAgagtttctgctttttaatttctcccatttgtctGCTTTTTCCCCCCTAATTTCTCCATAATGAAACACTAAAgaagttttattgaaaaaatgaaggcaagccggacgcggtggctcatgcctgtaatcccagcactttgggaggctgaggcgggcggatcacgaggtcaggagatcgagactatcctggctaacacggtgaaaccctgtctctactaaaaacacaaaaagttagccaggtgcggtggcaagtgcctgtagtcccagctcctcgggaggctgaggcaggagaattgcatgcacccgggaggcggagcttgcagtgagccgagatcacgccactgcactccagcctgggcgaaaNNNNNNNNNNNNNNNNNNNNNNNNNNNNNNNNNNNNNNNNNNNNNNNNNNNNNNNNNNNNNNNNNNNNNNNNNNNNNNNNNNNNNNNNNNNNNNNNNNNNatttttttcatattttcaaggaATCAGGGAGTGATGGTGTGATGAAAGGGAAAAACAAGAATCATTAGGGTTAAGGAAAAGGGAGGTTTCTAAAGGCACAAAAACTGTGCCCTTCCTGGctctgcaaccttcacctctgcCCATCCATTTCCCAGCTGCATAAATCTATAGTCTCTTTACAGGATCCTCAACTAACTGCTTCCTTTACCAAAAGGACTTCCAGCTCCCTGCCTCCTATCTGCTTGGtgctctctgcctttttcttccttaaaaagggaaaaagagtgcgttgcctttttgtttttaaatggccatagcacattttatgttttatctgtTGTAACACTCCCTATAGCCTAAGGAGAACAGAAACCAATTGCTTTAAGATAACTCAAggtcatttgactttttttttttttttttctgtcgcccaggctggagtgtagtggcatggtcttggctcactgcaacctccgcttccctggttcaagtgattttcatgcctcagcctccccagtagctgggattacaggcacgttccaccacacccggctaatttttgtatttttagtagagacggggtttcgccatgttagccaggctggtcttgaattcctgaccccaagtgatccacctgcctcagcctcccaaagtgctgggattataggtgtgagccactgtgcccagccaagatcatttgatttttaaaaattcgttTTTTCAAGTTAAATGCTGTggttaaaaaaatctgaaatatgcttgctatagagaaaaaaaaaaaaatcacacaatagCTAGCTTCTTTTTGAAAGTAAAGTAATAAAAGTGATAAATGAATACAGGCTTACTAAACAGAAGTAaaggagaccaaaaaaaaaagtgaaaaaaaggcaaagaagaaagaagagctaAGAAGTAGAAACATACTTTTGGGACAGAATCTAATTaatctctatttctattttttcccattttgtaacTAACAAGAATTTGATTTTTTCAAATGCCTTGGTTTGGTGATACTGATGTTGGGGAGGGGTTATGGTGTAAAAGCAAGTATCAAGTAGACTCTTTTTGGTTAGCAGCATATTCACAATACAGTCACGATGCTACAGAGGTCAACAAGGAGAGTTCACACCCCTGAGGCTGTAAGTCTAGTGTTTGCCACTGGCAGAGAGGAGAGGTTGGTTGTGGGTATGTATGCAGGCCAAGAAGGAAGTTTCTGTAGTGAATCTGAAGGGGTAGAAGGTGAGGGCACACATAAGAGTTTCAAATAGGGCTGTTTACATGAGGAAGAGGTGGTAAAGGTGATGACAGGCTGTATCTCACATAGGAGTGCTTTATGGCTTAAAAAGTGTGTTCTGCGAGGCCtcaggagttaaaaaaaaaaaaaacaaaggatctCAAGGCTGGCCTCTAGCTCAGGGCAGAGTTATTATAGACTAGGAGTTAAGTGCAGTGAAGATGATAAAGCATTAAGTGAATGAACTATTTCCTGGTCCTGATTTAGGGCTCTCTAAAGTTAAGAGATGCTGGCCAGGCTTTATATCTAGATATGACCCAAGTTCAGCTTCATCCTCAGAGCTATCTTATGAGGCAGGTTATTCTTACTCCTAATTTTACAAGTGATAAAACAGGCAAAGTCTCTCACCTAAGAGATAAGAATAGTAAGGCTGTGATGATACCAAACATTTAAGTGCCTACTACTATTTACTCTTCACAGGTACTAGGTACTGTGCCCTTTATTGtccctctttcccctctccctccccacagaATCCTGCTCCTCACCACTCTTTGGGAAAGGCTGGGTCTCCTTAGGCTGGAGCCGGATGCTCAGTGCTTCCTGGGCTGCTCCCAGAGATTCCTTCTTCTCCCATGGCTCTTCCTGTGCAGGTCCATGTGCAGGGCCTGGGACCTGGAGGTGATCAGGCACCActcagttttaaattttcttcaaattacTAGTGTGGTTTCTGTCCCCTGCCTGGACACTTGCAGATGTGACCCTCCTTGGACCAAAGCTTCCAAGAAGACTTTAGAGAGCCTCCTCGGAGTCAGCacaagggaaggaagaggaactAGAGTCTCTTTCTCATTCAGGGCTCGAGGGCGgaaaagacagacacagaaacacatacTAACTGCTCTACCTGGCCCAAGAGAGGTTTGAACTTGGCAACTCCCCCTACTGCTGCCCCTCTGTCCAGCCTGAAGGTCATTGATCTGGCTCCCATAACAGACCAAATCCCCCTTCCCACCTGCGGCTCTGGTTCAAGTCCTTTCTCTAAATCCTCCAGCACAGTCACAGCCTCCTCTCCACTCTTAGGGTGATGTCCCCGCACCCAGGACTGGAGCTCCTCAGGCAGGATGGTCAAGAATTGTTCCAGCACCAGGAACTCCAGGATCTGCTCCTTCGTGTGTTTCTCTGGCCTTAGCCACTCACAGCAGAGTACCCGTAGTTGGCTCAAGGCCTCCCGGGGACCAGGAGTCTCCTGGTAGCGGAGATGCCTGAAGCGTTGGCGGAAGATCTCTTGACTGGTAGAGTGGTTCCCAGGTAGCCTGGTCTCATACTCACAAGACTGTTCCTCTTCCTTTGGTTCCATCATCATAATCTTCTCTTGTCCCCGTGTACCCTGAAGGGCTAGAGTTTCAGCTGCTGTTAGTGATACAGCCATTCTAGTCTGGACTAGCTCTGCAGAAGGCACATACCAGCTGGAATACTGCAAGGGCCCCCTGTAACATAAGAAGAAATTattcctcctctcctttttttttttttttttttgggtaacagagtgagactctgttacccaggctggagtgcagtggtgcgatctcagctcactgcaacctccacccccagggttctagagattctcctacctcagcctcccgagtagctgggattacaggcgcccgccaacacgcccagctaatttttttgtatttttagtagggacagggttttgccatattggccaggctggtcttgaactcctgacctcaggtgatccacccgcctcggcctcccaaagtggcaggattacaagcatgagccaccatgcctggcctcttcttttttttgttcattaAACATATACTCAGCACTACAAAGAGCCAAACCCTGTACTATATATACCCTTTAGTCCGGCTTTTTCTTCCACCCCTCCTGAGAATTCTGATGTACTAAGTCAATGTTTTTGAGAAACCTGCATTGTTGTAGAGACGGGGATGTAAAGTGGTTTTCTACAATACAGCTGAATAAATGCcattaacaggaaaaaatatcaagaaaaaaaaagctgtgggGGCCTATGGGAAGAAATGACTATTGGGAAGAAACAAGTTTGAAGCAGAACCCAAGTTTCCAGATGCAGAGCCCAGAGCCGAGCAGCTTTGACTGCAAGGTGGGGTTTGCTGGGGAGGCTCCTCCCTGCTTTAAAAACTTTCTGAAGTAGCAGTTTCAGCAAAAGAAAACCGTTAAGTCGTTAAGTCCCCTCCAAGGAGTTGGATCTCATTCAAACGCAGAAGCCCTATTAAGGGGCAGCTATGAACAAAACTCGGGTACAGTGACCTGCGTCAAGGAATCTAACAGGTGTAAACCACAAAAGCAGCTGAGATAGGTCTCAACCAATTTAGGGGTTACTTTGCTAAGGTTGAGGATGCACCTAGGAAAAAGACACACAAGCCACAGTAAGATCCGTGGCCCGCACTTTTACCACCGAGGGTTTTGAGGGTTTCAATTTAATGCGGAGAAAGCTGGCAGGAGGGGAAGGAGTAAAGAAGAGGGGGGGTATGTAGTGAGGTAAGTGGCCACATTCTTGTGAGGATTTGATTAGAGCTGAGTTCACCTGTTGCACGTGAAAAGGGGAAGTCAATTATGAATTTGTCTCGTGCTCAGTAAATCTGCATTTTCCACAAGATAAAGTAGATATAGAgtagaggaagaagtcaaatagcTTCGTCTCCGGGTGGGTGGAGGAAGGATTTCTAGTCTTGTCCGGTGAAGCTGGGCTGTTCATTTACATTGCCAGGGTGAGGGAGGCCACCTGGGGGCATATGTTGCTTTCTGTCTTGCAGCTATCggtttaggaacaaaaggaaaagcagttttttttccgTGACTCAGTTTCCaagcttaacttttccctttggcatagtaagtttggggtcctgagattttattttcctttcacacaggCAAGGAGGTGGGACGCATCAGAGGCCACGAAAGGAGCACAAAGAGGGACCCCTGGCCGAAGACAAAGGAGGCGCGAAGCAAAACGCGGAGCTCGTGTCTACCAGGGTGATGCCCGGCGGCGCTGGCCCCAGCAAAACTTCTCTACCCCGGCCTGGGGCAGGTGCCCGCCCGGGAGCCCGGGAAGGGAGCTGTCGTCCAGGCCAGGTACaactccccctcccacccttcactcCCTATCCAGGGGTCTCGAGAAAAGATTAGAGGAACATCAAGACCCCCCTCCACGGCACGTGACGCAACGCGGGCAGCGCAGCGCGGGCACCGTGGGCAACTCAAACCCCTCTCCACACACGTCCGCGGAGCTGCCTGCCAGGCCTGCTCACTGCAGAGCCGCCGCTGCCTGCGGGACGGGCAAAAGCCAAGCCGCGAGGTGGACCTCGGGGAAGCCGCCGCCGACACTCACCTCACAGGACCTGGAGGTTCCATCGGGGCGCTGCCGCGAACCGCGCCACTTCCAGCCCTCAACCCCAGCTGCAGGTTTGCGCCTGCGCAGGTCGCAGCCTCGGCCTCCATCTCCCAGAAGCCTCTGCGCCGCCGGCTTCCGCTCGCGGACTTTGGCCCAGGCGCGTGGGTCCTGCCGAAAGGCTGGGAGCCCGGGAACCGGTTCCCGTACTTGAGCGGCGCGGGAAAGAGCGCGCCGCCTGCAGGACTGGAATGGCGCGGCCGGATGCCCTGGAGGCCCCTGGGAATTGCAGTCCTTGCTCAGGTGGAGAGTGAGCCCTGTAAGCGGGTGACTTCGCCAAGTTTGGCGGGTCTCTTGTGGAGTTGCACCTGAAAGGGCGGTGCTGGCGGACAGATGTCAGGGAAATTCTGGCCTTGTGCATGGCCTGTGGTAACACTTCTCCAggagttctattttcttttcttttctttttttttttgagacggagtcttgctctgttgcccaggctggagtgcagtggccgcatctcagctcactgcaagctccgcctcccgggtttacgccattctcctgcctcagcctcccgagtagctgggactacaggcacccgccaccgcgcccggctagctttttgtattttttagtaggggggggggtttcaccgtgtgagccaggatggtctcaatcttctgacctcgtgatccgcccgtctcggcctcccaaagtgctgggattacaggcttgagccaccgtgcccggccaagagttCTAGTTTCCAGTTACCTCTTCTCAGACCTGATGAGAGGGTCACAGCTCTGGAAGACGGTTCCCTCCACGAAAAAATATTCCCCAACCACTGGCTGGGTacggggagaggaggagaaaaaagaattctaaggTTAATTTTATTGCGATGGGGGAAATAGGagttggtgtttttttgtttatttttaatttaattttttttttttttgagacgtggtggccaatatggtgaaaccctgtctctattaaaaatacaaaaaggttaGCCTggcgtgttggcaggcgcctgtagtccccactactcaggagacaggagaatcgtttgaacccaggaagcagaggttgcaatgagctgagatcgtgccactgcactccagccggggctacagagcgagactccgtctcaaaaaaaaaaaaattaaaaataaatttatctcaCTATCAAATTTGCAGGATATTGATTGATCCAGTCTctgaatacttttataaaatagcttttctctcaatacttttataaaatagcTTAATCCTAGTCTCTCCAGGAAAAATTGTTACTCAACTGTGTAGTTCTCAGATTATTAAACTTGTTTCTCCAAGATACAGTATCCTTGAAAATGTGCATaacagccccccccccccccaatccTTGCAATTTACTTATACTGGGCCAAGCCCCTTCTGACTTCAAGTAGGAGCAGGAAGTGCAGAATCTTGTAATCCTCAAGGTCATGGTTGGgggatatattatcttttttccttcaaaGTGCCACTGATAATTACTGCACCTAGGAGCTATGGATAAAATTAGTTATTTGTTGAATGTCTACTCTGTGTCTAGAACTATGCTAGGAACTTAATGAAATTgtctcatttagtcttcacagtTGCCCCACAAGGGATTGTATTAATGTCATTATCttgattttatagataagaaaaatcaAGACTCAGAAACAATAAAGGTTACAGAGATGAAATTGACAGAGCCTGGATTTCGGTATGTCAGACTTCAATGTGCCATTATACTTTCAAATCCTACAGAATAGATTGAATCACAACTTCCACTTTTACATGAAAGAAGACAATGGGTCTTACGACTTACCATCAATTTCCCTTTCCTGATTTAATTAGCTGCTTCTGTGTCTAATTTTGCTAGGAATGGGGGAATAACGCAAACTCCCTAAACTACATATTGACATGTATACTAATATGAAAACCTCAAGTCCATTTGCAGACTTTTGGATTAGATTCTGTCCCGGAAAGACACCCACCCTAGAGTTCAGGATATCATAGCCATTTTACTGTTCCCCTGGCACAATTCATagtaaggaaaaaaagacaagcgGAAAGCTATTAGATTCCCAGTGCTGCTAAACAGGAGACACAAGGACACCATTTTGTGATGATGATGGTGCTTTATGCAGCTTCCACCATTTACAAGATTTTCCTGTGGTGTGGAACCTCTGACAATAAAGGGGTGAAATGGAACTAGAAGCTTATTCCAGTCAAGATTTCTGATTTATCTTGTGGTAAGCATTTGGGGAGGACATATCTGCACATGACCTGAGACTAAGTACTATACACTGAATCAGATGAAAATTAGCTGTTAGGAAGCTTAGAATTTTCCAAGCAGTTATGGCAAAAACAaactctccttctctcttcctataTGTACATACTGACATCTTTATCATTACTGTCTTCCTAGGGTTATGATTCTGTTTGGTTTCTTTGATGCTGTATTAGACCTGAGCTCTGATTGAAAATTCTTCCATGCTCACTACATTCCAACACTTTATCTCCAATATGAATTTCCAGATGCCTCACAAGGTCTGAGCTCTATCTGAAGACTTTCCCATGCTTGTCACATTCATAGGGCTTTCCTCCACTACGAATTCTATGATGTTGAATAAGGTGTGAGCTCTGATTACAAGTCTTTGAACATTCGTTGCATTCATAAAGTTTCCACTGTGAATTCTTTGATGCTGAATACGTTGTGAGTTACCTCTCACATCTTTCCCACACCCACTGCATTTATAAGACCTCTCACCTGTATGGATCCTCTGATGTTCTATAAGGACTGAGTtctggccatgtgcagtggctcatgcctgtaatccaagcactttgagaagccgaggccagtggatcacctgaggtcaggagttcaagaccagcctggccaacatggtgaaaccttctctctactaaaaatacaaaattagccgggcgtggtggtgagcacctgtaatcccagctactcgggaggctgaggcaggagaatagctttaacccgggaggtggaggttacagtgagctgagatcgtgccactgcactctggcctgggcaacagagcgagactccgtctccaaaaacacatacacacaaaacccAAAACGGAAGAGATGCAGTTCTGTGTTCCAGAGGGATTTATTTGTGATGCCTGTTCAAAACTCAAGAAGCCACCACCCTGATACTCATCAAACCCTGGAGAAAATCCGTTTTTAGAGTGTCAGAAGGCCTCATGAATAACCTTCCAGTCACTGAAGGAGGTCCTTACTCAGCAAGCCCCGGTCTCCTTCACTCGTGCCTCGCAGATGGCCTCATGCGCAGACTGGCGGTCCAGCCTCCCGGGGACAGGGCCTGGGCGCACCCCGTGCCGCCTTTGGCCACTGAGGCCCGGGTCCTCGAGGCGCCGGGCTAGGCAGAGCCTCCCGGGGCAGCGCCAGGGGATCCGGGCGGGGTGCGTGCGCCGGAAGGACCTCAAAGCTGCAGGGCTGGACCGCGCTAGGGGGCGCAAGGCACAGAGACCAGGTGGAGGGGGTAGCAGCTCACTGGGATGGGGGGGCCCCAGCTCCCAGCTCCAAATACGCGGCCTCTGTGGGAGCTTGTCTCCAGGCGCCCATCAGTCTTCCCTTCACTCGGGGCTACCTTGGCGGCCGCGCCCATGCTGTCCCCGCCCCAACTAGTAATCATGATGAGGGGTCACGGGCCTCGCTGGAGAAGCTCACTGCGAGGACTTCCCGCCTGCTGGTGTTATGCCCAGACcctttattccccgaagaagaccaccagagtccagagtcaaagccaagcagcgaggatctttattacaggttcgaacctggagctctcactcactcgtgaaacCAGCggggcaggagagctccccagctgggctcaggacagtgttgtatagtctggggtaaacaggcacagagtcattgtACAAACTGGATGCatgattggctgatatttgaacaaggcgattcggcttattatgattggttcccggcatttctgatatttccgttaattttgaaactctgatgacgtttatcaggggctcgcaggacagggcagggcttgttttcgcaaacctgaggcgggaaagcagtctcacacaaaggcagttaatcatattgtgacaggtttcacaacggGTTTAGCAGGTAATACTTAAAGGCGTCCTgtgaccctgccatgccacagaaaaacaggaacttacaacatctttacaatatgtttgtgagagcaggacaaaggtttagcaacaggGTGGAGTGGGCTTGCATCCTGTGCCCTTTCACTGGCTCTCTGCGCGCCCTCACTGACTGCCCGGCTGCCGGCGGCCTGCCTCACCACTCCCGGCTTCACGGGGCTGGGGCGCCGCACCATCAAGTCAAACCGAGTCCTCCTGCTTTCCTAGAAAAGCCGTGGGGAGAGAGGGGGAACACTTCTGGCCCACGTGAGCCACCATCGTGCGTGGCGTCTGAGGGGCATCTACCTGGAGTCACGGAGCCGACAAAAGGGAAAAGGGCCAGTCCCTGTCCAGGAAGAGCTCAGCCTAGTGGGGCAGGCGACAAGTTACAGTTGCTGCCTTGCTGTGGCCGGCCGTGGCCCGTGGAGGCACTAGACCGTCACCAGGAGTCCATCAGGAAAGACAGGCAGATACGTGAGTCCTGGACAGGAAGGACTTGGGAGACACAAGACTGTACCGCCGAGACCGCTTTCCAGTCGGGCTCACCGGGATatgatttccctctttttttttttttttttttgagacagagtctcgctctgccgcccaggctggcgtgcagtggccagatctcagctcactgcgagctccgcctctcgggttcacgccattctcctgcctcagcctccccagtagctgggactacaggtgcccgccaggtcgccgggctagttttttgtatttttagtagagacggggtttcaccgtgttagccaggatggtctcgatttcctgacctcgtgatccgcccgtctcggcctcccaaagtgctgggattacaggcgtgagccaccgcgcctggccctgattTCCCTCTTGACAGAGGGAATGTCTGGTGGAATGGCCACAGGGCAAGAGGGCGGTGCCTGCATTCTTGGGGAACTGCAGAGAGTTCATGGGTAAATAATAGGAAGGAAAAGTAAGTACTTTGTAGAAACCCTTCCCCAACTAGGTCAGACTCCCCACTGTAGTATCATATGCCTCTCCTTTTAGGCACTTATTATGGTTGCAACTTTATTAATGATTCTAATTAGCTTCTCTTCTACAATTATAACCTCCATCCGGCCAGAGA harbors:
- the ZNF232 gene encoding zinc finger protein 232 isoform X3, yielding MMMEPKEEEQSCEYETRLPGNHSTSQEIFRQRFRHLRYQETPGPREALSQLRVLCCEWLRPEKHTKEQILEFLVLEQFLTILPEELQSWVRGHHPKSGEEAVTVLEDLEKGLEPEPQVPGPAHGPAQEEPWEKKESLGAAQEALSIRLQPKETQPFPKSEQVYLHFLSVVTEDGPEPKDKGSLPQPPITEVESQVSSENLATDTSTFEATSEGTLQLQQRNPKAETLRWSPAQGKSFRQTVVTHKEIPTGKKDHECSECGKTFIYNSHLVVHQRVHSGEKPYKCSDCGKTFKQSSNLGQHQRIHTGEKPFECNECGKAFRWGAHLVQHQRIHSGEKPYECNECGKAFSQSSYLSQHRRVHSGEKPFICKECGKAYGWCSELIRHRRVHARKEPSH
- the ZNF232 gene encoding zinc finger protein 232 isoform X1; this encodes MEAEAATCAGANLQLGLRAGSGAVRGSAPMEPPGPVRGPLQYSSWYVPSAELVQTRMAVSLTAAETLALQGTRGQEKIMMMEPKEEEQSCEYETRLPGNHSTSQEIFRQRFRHLRYQETPGPREALSQLRVLCCEWLRPEKHTKEQILEFLVLEQFLTILPEELQSWVRGHHPKSGEEAVTVLEDLEKGLEPEPQVPGPAHGPAQEEPWEKKESLGAAQEALSIRLQPKETQPFPKSEQVYLHFLSVVTEDGPEPKDKGSLPQPPITEVESQVSSENLATDTSTFEATSEGTLQLQQRNPKAETLRWSPAQGKSFRQTVVTHKEIPTGKKDHECSECGKTFIYNSHLVVHQRVHSGEKPYKCSDCGKTFKQSSNLGQHQRIHTGEKPFECNECGKAFRWGAHLVQHQRIHSGEKPYECNECGKAFSQSSYLSQHRRVHSGEKPFICKECGKAYGWCSELIRHRRVHARKEPSH
- the ZNF232 gene encoding zinc finger protein 232 isoform X2; the protein is MEAEAATCAGANLQLGLRAGSGAVRGSAPMEPPGPVRGPLQYSSWYVPSAELVQTRMAVSLTAAETLALQGTRGQEKIMMMEPKEEEQSCEYETRLPGNHSTSQEIFRQRFRHLRYQETPGPREALSQLRVLCCEWLRPEKHTKEQILEFLVLEQFLTILPEELQSWVRGHHPKSGEEAVTVLEDLEKGLEPEPQVPGPAHGPAQEEPWEKKESLGAAQEALSIRLQPKETQPFPKSVVTEDGPEPKDKGSLPQPPITEVESQVSSENLATDTSTFEATSEGTLQLQQRNPKAETLRWSPAQGKSFRQTVVTHKEIPTGKKDHECSECGKTFIYNSHLVVHQRVHSGEKPYKCSDCGKTFKQSSNLGQHQRIHTGEKPFECNECGKAFRWGAHLVQHQRIHSGEKPYECNECGKAFSQSSYLSQHRRVHSGEKPFICKECGKAYGWCSELIRHRRVHARKEPSH
- the LOC111521372 gene encoding uncharacterized protein LOC111521372; protein product: MPQKNRNLQHLYNMFVRAGQRFSNRVEWACILCPFTGSLRALTDCPAAGGLPHHSRLHGAGAPHHQVKPSPPAFLEKPWGERGNTSGPREPPSCVASEGHLPGVTEPTKGKRASPCPGRAQPSGAGDKLQLLPCCGRPWPVEALDRHQESIRKDRQIRFFSLIPSWDSGQGRPVYSAHCAQPVAGVCRFCAGHWEYSSETISIPKEPPD